The genomic stretch GTGGGTATGTGGGTAACTGTTTGACGATCTCGAATCACATTGTTAGTATCTCACTGCTGTACTTATCGTCTTGGGACGATCACCAATGATCTGTCAGCCTGTGAGGATCGCCTTCGGGTGGCTGAGTCACTTTTCCAGAGCCTGAAAGGAAAGGGGCGTGATGAAGAAGCGCGGTAAATCTGCCCACCTTTGAGAGCAGATATCACCAGGTAGTTTGAACGCCGTTACGAGCGTGGTGATGAAGGTTAGTTAATCCACTCAAATACTGGTCGGCAGTGCCAGAACCAGTTCGATAGCTTCAGCAGCAGGTTATTACTGTTGTGTGAAGTTTTCATCTTTACGAGCATTTCAGATACGTCTAAAGCAGCGTCCGACCTTTGCACGCACGTATAAGGCCATTTGGTACATTTGGCCGCTTACGGGAGTCGCATTGGAAGGTTAAAGCTGCGCGGCGTCACTTTGCTCACGCGAAGCGATGACAAAGTGACGCGCGCAGCGCACAACGCTTTAACCTGTTCTCGCAAGGCTTTCCGGGACGTTTGACATTCGGACAAACACGTAGTGGATACGTTCGGAATTTGCTGGATGCGATATTTAACCAACGCGTAAACGCACGGGAGACCGTCATGAATACGCCTAACATTTTGAAAATAGGAGAGAATTAACGCGGTATCGATGGCGACGTCAATGAGGATTGACGTCGGGGGTGACCTGGCAACAGGTACAGCATGCGCTGCAGTCAGTTTCCACTGATTTGAGACCCCTCAATACCTCAACATCTTGCATTCCCTGATGCACAGATACCCGTTAAGACGCAGGAAGCGCAAAAGAAACCGTGCCGTCAGGGGAAGATGTCCGCCATTTAGTACGTTCAGTTCAAAACGTACAGCAACGCTCTTTTGGCTTTAAGACGAAAGGGCGACGTCATACGTTTTGTCCAGGGAGAAGTTTATGTCCAGACACGAAAGATTATTGGTTCGCGATTTTGTTACGTTGGCCAGACGGGAGTCAGGTGGTTTTAAAACGATTTCTGACCGCTCAAAGATTGTTGAGCGACTGGCAAGGCGGTTGGCAGATTTGAATATTCAAATACGTTCTGCCGAACAGTTAAAGGTTCGACATATTGAGTTGTATATGCAAAGTCGCCAGGTTGAGAATATTTCAAAACGTACGCTTCAAAATGAAATGTCGGCTATTCGCGCAATATGTCGGGCAGCAGGAAAAACCAAGATGGCTGATCCGGACCATGAACGGCTAAGTAATAAAGCGTTGGGCATTTCAAATGCCAGTCGTGCGGGGACGAAAGTTGCAATATCGGACGAGCGCTATCACACAGCGCTCGCCCTTGTTAAAGAAAAGGATGAGGGCGTTGCCGCAGTCATGCAACTGGCACGTCATTTAGGGTTACGAAATGAAGAAGCTGTTCAGTCTGCAAAATCAATCAAAACGTGGAGACAGGCGTTATTACGGGGAGATGATAAAGTCCGGGTTGTGTTCGGAACAAAAGGTGGAAGGCCGAGAGATACCCGAATCATTGATCGCGATAAACTACTGGCTGCTCTAAATAACGCTATTGATTACGCCGACACGCATAACGGGAAATTGATTGATAAACCATCGCTAAGTCAAGCGATGGATCGATATATTAATGTCATGCGACGAACTGGCGGGCTGGTTAATGAAGAGTCTAATCATGGATTACGATATGCGTATGCACAGGATGCTGAAGCATATTATAAATCGCAGGGATTTAGCGAGAAGGAAGCATATGCATTGACATCAATGGATCTGGGGCATGGCGATGGCCGTGGTGATTATATTAAGCGCGTCTATAGTCAAAAGTTGAATGATGCAGATGCGCTTTGACAACGGATTAATCATTTATTATTTCCGGTCGCAGTCTTGCAGGGCTGCGACCGGTTTTTTTACGATCAGCCTTCTGTATTATTAGTATTCATTACTGAATCTGTGTAAATTTTTTGGGCAATTTCTCGCCCACTGTCAGTCAGAGTATAGGCAAGGTTAAGACTTTTACTCCTGAACTGGTTGAGTAAACCATTTTCATGTAATGTATGGCATGACGTCCTGAAGTGATTAGCGTAAAGAGTCTGGGATTTGTTCTTTTGTGTCATATTAAACAGTGCAGTTACAGGCACGGGAGAGCTTATTCCCTTATACTCTATTCCATATAAGAGTAATAGAATGTTACGTTGGTTTTTTGACAGGCGGATAGGCTTACTCCTTAATCGTATCAGGTACGAATTAATACGATTATCAAGTTTTCCTGACAATATTTAATTCGTATCAGATACGAATAATTTAATAATGTTTTTTCCTTCACTGCGTGTTGAATTAATCGTCGTTTTTACGTATTGTTAGCAGGCTTACTTGTCGTCATTGACGACCACCAATGGTCCATCAGTCTGTGAGGATCGCCTTCGGGTGACTGAATCACCTTTCCAGAGCCTGAAAGGAAAGGGGCGTGATGAAGAAGCGCGGTAAATCTGCCCACCTTTGAGAGCAGATATCACCATGTAGTTTGAACGCCGTTACGAGCGTGGTGATGAAGGTCAGTTCAACTAACTCGAACCCTTAGGGAAGCTGCTTCCCAATGGGGTAGTGGTTTTCCATCTATTTGGGAGTAACCACAATGAGTCATTCTACTGCATACCGTGATGGATACTGGACAGGTCAGTTACTGCTTTCACTGATGAAAAAAGTGAAAACGAAGCGGCATGTCTACAAAGCACTTACCCCCATTCAATGGTCACTCATTTGGTTGAGTGTGATTATTGCTGGCGGCTTTCTGTATTTGTCCCGGATTGGCGGTTTCAAACATAAATCTCAGATTGATGACATGGTGACGGATGTGCCGGTAACGGCATCGACCGAAACGGTCTATCCAGACGATTCTTTCTGATTTCACATACCTGCCACCCGAACGGGGAAGATCTCTTCCCGTCCGGGCGAGATGTTCCCCATTTTCATGAGGAGAACATCATGCTGCTTGTTTTACCGCGTTTCTTTAACGTTACCAGCATAACCGATCGCTTTTCCCTGTTGTCTCTGCGGTTCCGTCAGCAACAAAAGGCGGGATTCATCGGTAACTGGATAATCAATCGTTCCGGTCATATGAGTTTCCGCGCGAGAGTTGTCCAGGCTGATCACGGCTGGCGTTATTGGGTTGAAAGTCGGACTGGGTGGCAAGGTGCTGCCTATGAGTATGACTTTCATATACCACGAGAGGATGTGCTGCTCTGTCGAAATCAGGCGATCGCTGCATCATGCCTGTTGGCAAACCAACTGGCCACAATGCGTTATCGCTTCCAGTGAAACGGAGCTATGCATGATTGTTGCACGTCCATGGTATGACCATGAGCCCGATTTGCTGGCAGGATGTGAGTCGCTGTCGCTTATCGTGAAAGATCTGGATGGGAATATCGTGGGGATATTTCCTCCGCCATCAGGCGGATGGACCCATGATGCACTCGAATCATTTGATTACGATGCGTTAAGTCATGATGCCTGGGATGCGTATCTGGGCAGTGACGCTAACTGGATCGGAAGCTCTGAAGTTTAACCAGAATCACCAGAATCAACCCAGACGGGGATTTTCCCCGATGGGGATAAATCCCTTTTACACCAATGAGGGATTTACCAATGAAATATGATGATTTAGAGCTGACACTTGTTCCTCGTGGCACGAGGGAGTGGGATTACCTGTGGAGTGCACTGGCTAATCATAAAGCAAACCGCAATTTATCTCAGCCGACTGTAGCCGAAAATTTCGGCGAAGCGTGGGAGTATATGGAAACCCAAAGGGAGACATCATGGTTTGGATTGAGAGAACGTTATTTTCATTGTTTTCGCCATCGTATGCATCCGACCTTGGGTCCTATCCGAAAAATCAAAATTCCTGCAAGCAAGGAATTTCAGGCATCAACAGATCTGGTAGTTACCTGGTCACTGAAATCGACCAGTTAGTCAAGCCAAAACGAGCAGAGAAACTTTTCCTAATAGGGTAAAGCTCTCGGCTTTTAAACCTCCCGGAGGATAACTATCCTCCGGGATGGTTATCTCTGGAATTGTGTTAAGGAGATAACCATGTCAACGATGTTTCGTTTTACTTCACTCACACTCCGTCCCGTTTTTGAGCTGCAGAAAGCTCTGAATGGTACACGCAATATTGTTATTCCCGACACACCGTTACGCCTGGTGAAAGTGGGACCAACGGTTTGTCTGCGTGTTGATGACGCGTATCACCACGATGGACAGATAGTCCGTCAGGCCAGTGCAGAGGCAGAGCAGAATGCCGGTGAACCCAATACGGATG from Dickeya fangzhongdai encodes the following:
- a CDS encoding integrase domain-containing protein; the encoded protein is MSRHERLLVRDFVTLARRESGGFKTISDRSKIVERLARRLADLNIQIRSAEQLKVRHIELYMQSRQVENISKRTLQNEMSAIRAICRAAGKTKMADPDHERLSNKALGISNASRAGTKVAISDERYHTALALVKEKDEGVAAVMQLARHLGLRNEEAVQSAKSIKTWRQALLRGDDKVRVVFGTKGGRPRDTRIIDRDKLLAALNNAIDYADTHNGKLIDKPSLSQAMDRYINVMRRTGGLVNEESNHGLRYAYAQDAEAYYKSQGFSEKEAYALTSMDLGHGDGRGDYIKRVYSQKLNDADAL